From a region of the Janthinobacterium sp. 61 genome:
- a CDS encoding substrate-binding domain-containing protein: MNLKSLAIALGMSKTTVSRALNGYPEVNSRTREIVLAAAKKVGYRPNPLARSLAVGRTNVLGMIYPLLPSDLGDSVFLSVVNGMSDAVEASKMSLIIAPVSPQNEQPSYETMVRGRQVDGLVVGRTKVVDERIAYLTKVGFPFVANGRTRIDAPYAYFDYDNDTGIDLAVSFLAAHGHQRIALLSAPLDLHFAYERKESFIRCMAQAGLQLDSRYLLDNTFDRRSGYQAMQQLLACSPRPTAVIVDNHLSGVGVVRALMDAGIEIGKEISVIVWGNVEDTLIGINVTTIDQPDLRRAGAKMVEMLQSMLAGTPPERLQEIWQPVLLPGATVGRCPE; encoded by the coding sequence ATGAATCTCAAGAGCCTCGCAATTGCCCTCGGCATGTCGAAAACGACAGTCAGCAGGGCGTTGAACGGCTATCCGGAAGTCAATTCCCGCACCCGTGAAATTGTCCTGGCCGCCGCCAAGAAAGTCGGCTACCGGCCCAACCCGCTGGCGCGCAGCCTGGCCGTCGGCCGTACCAATGTGCTGGGCATGATTTATCCCCTGCTGCCCAGCGACCTGGGCGATAGCGTCTTTCTTTCCGTGGTGAATGGCATGTCGGACGCCGTGGAAGCATCGAAGATGAGTCTCATCATCGCCCCCGTGTCGCCGCAGAATGAACAGCCTTCATATGAAACCATGGTGCGCGGACGCCAGGTCGATGGCCTGGTGGTGGGCCGCACCAAGGTGGTCGATGAGCGCATCGCGTATTTGACGAAGGTGGGCTTTCCCTTTGTTGCGAATGGCCGCACGCGCATCGATGCGCCATACGCGTACTTTGACTACGACAATGATACGGGCATCGACTTGGCCGTGTCCTTCCTGGCCGCACACGGCCACCAGCGCATCGCCTTGTTGAGTGCGCCGCTGGATTTGCATTTCGCTTACGAGCGCAAGGAAAGCTTTATCCGCTGCATGGCGCAGGCGGGTTTGCAGCTCGATTCCCGCTATCTGCTCGACAATACCTTCGACCGCCGCAGCGGCTACCAGGCCATGCAGCAATTGCTGGCTTGCTCGCCCCGTCCCACGGCCGTCATCGTCGACAACCATTTGTCCGGCGTGGGCGTGGTGCGCGCGCTGATGGATGCGGGCATCGAGATTGGCAAGGAAATCTCCGTTATCGTCTGGGGCAATGTGGAAGACACCTTGATCGGCATCAACGTCACCACCATCGACCAGCCCGACCTGCGCCGCGCCGGCGCCAAGATGGTCGAAATGCTGCAATCCATGCTGGCCGGCACGCCGCCGGAGCGGCTGCAGGAAATCTGGCAACCGGTGCTGTTGCCGGGGGCGACCGTGGGGCGTTGCCCCGAATGA
- a CDS encoding TetR/AcrR family transcriptional regulator has protein sequence MAAPQRLTDRKRVAIVDAAIAEFREHGFDATSMDRIAATAAVSKRTVYNHFPSKDELFAEILQRMWESSMAQPAVPYVADQPLRPQVLALVEQKMDLLCDAAFIDLARVIFGETIHSPERARAMVARLNEKETGLNIWIRAAQQDGRIKAGETLEVAHLLMSPLKTFAFWPQITMGEPLLGPARRREVTELAVDIFLCYYGVEKQTA, from the coding sequence ATGGCCGCACCGCAACGCCTCACCGACCGCAAGCGCGTCGCCATCGTCGATGCCGCCATCGCCGAGTTTCGCGAGCACGGTTTTGACGCGACCAGCATGGACAGGATCGCCGCCACGGCCGCTGTTTCCAAGCGCACCGTGTACAACCATTTCCCCAGCAAGGACGAGTTGTTCGCGGAAATCCTGCAGCGCATGTGGGAAAGCAGCATGGCCCAGCCTGCCGTACCCTATGTCGCCGACCAGCCGCTGCGCCCGCAGGTGCTGGCCCTGGTCGAGCAGAAAATGGACTTGCTGTGCGACGCGGCCTTCATCGACCTGGCGCGCGTGATCTTTGGCGAAACCATCCACTCGCCCGAGCGCGCGCGAGCCATGGTGGCGCGCCTGAATGAAAAGGAAACGGGCCTGAATATCTGGATCCGCGCGGCGCAGCAAGATGGGCGCATCAAGGCGGGCGAGACGCTGGAAGTGGCGCACCTGCTGATGTCGCCACTGAAGACCTTTGCCTTCTGGCCGCAGATCACCATGGGTGAACCCCTGCTGGGCCCGGCACGCCGACGCGAAGTGACGGAACTGGCCGTCGATATTTTCCTGTGCTACTACGGCGTGGAAAAACAGACGGCATAA
- a CDS encoding MBL fold metallo-hydrolase yields the protein MSSCTLRAAPVSSPVPSPQRLEGKFRNPVQMHKLGTAATLKLMWTFFFDKPDSTVPAAAVPVQALSRAQLLAAPDNSLFRLGHSTLLLKLNNEFFLTDPVFSERASPVQWAGPKRFHQPPISIADLPPIKAVILSHDHYDHLDHAAVLQLAAKTGHFVTPLGVGDTLIQWGVPAAKVQQFDWWQGTTIGGVKLVATPSQHFSGRGLFDGNQTLWASWVIDAPDVRVFFSGDSGYFDGFKQIGDKYGPFDVTMVETGAYDKLWPDVHMQPEETLQAHLDLRGKWLMPVHNGTFDLGLHAWHEPFDRITGLAAKQGVNLATPQMGEAVDLTQPQKGEKWWLAMLEEEMAR from the coding sequence ATGAGTTCTTGCACCTTGCGCGCCGCGCCAGTTTCTTCGCCTGTCCCGTCACCACAACGCCTCGAAGGCAAGTTCCGCAATCCCGTGCAGATGCACAAGCTGGGCACGGCAGCAACGCTCAAGCTGATGTGGACATTCTTCTTTGACAAGCCGGACAGCACAGTGCCTGCCGCTGCCGTTCCCGTGCAAGCCTTGAGCCGGGCGCAGCTGCTGGCCGCACCGGACAACAGCCTGTTTCGCCTCGGCCATTCGACCCTGCTGCTGAAACTGAACAATGAATTCTTCCTCACCGACCCTGTGTTTTCCGAGCGCGCCTCGCCCGTACAGTGGGCGGGGCCGAAGCGCTTTCACCAGCCGCCGATCAGCATCGCGGACTTGCCGCCGATCAAGGCCGTTATCCTGTCGCACGACCATTACGATCACCTCGACCATGCCGCCGTGCTGCAGCTGGCCGCCAAGACCGGGCACTTCGTCACGCCGCTGGGCGTGGGTGATACCTTGATTCAATGGGGCGTACCGGCCGCCAAGGTGCAGCAGTTCGACTGGTGGCAGGGCACAACGATTGGCGGCGTAAAACTCGTCGCCACGCCCTCGCAGCACTTCTCGGGACGCGGCTTGTTTGATGGCAATCAAACCCTGTGGGCATCATGGGTGATCGACGCCCCGGACGTGCGCGTGTTTTTCAGCGGAGACTCCGGCTATTTCGACGGTTTCAAGCAGATTGGCGACAAATACGGGCCATTCGATGTGACCATGGTCGAGACGGGCGCATATGACAAGCTGTGGCCGGACGTGCACATGCAGCCGGAGGAAACCCTGCAAGCCCACCTGGACTTGCGCGGCAAGTGGCTGATGCCCGTGCATAACGGCACCTTTGACCTGGGCTTGCACGCCTGGCATGAACCGTTCGACCGCATTACGGGGCTGGCGGCGAAGCAGGGCGTAAACCTGGCCACGCCGCAGATGGGCGAGGCGGTCGACCTGACGCAGCCGCAGAAGGGGGAAAAGTGGTGGCTGGCGATGCTGGAAGAGGAAATGGCCCGGTAA